A single window of Solanum dulcamara chromosome 5, daSolDulc1.2, whole genome shotgun sequence DNA harbors:
- the LOC129888440 gene encoding acylsugar acyltransferase 3-like, with translation MAASRLVSFAKKIIKPNSPTPLSLGRYNLSLSDQVMLPGYMPIAAFYPFPSKKPLQISNILEKSLSKVLSSYYPFAGRLRDNTFVDCNDMGAKFMTVKYDCPMSEVVNLPDTGPEYLPFPKGIPWGRTPDEESLLLVQLSHFNCGGLAVSANLSHKIADGCTLCNFISDWASIARDHNVNIPSPQMIGSSIFSPTTNIIHTDAMVDDIDNIPLSTKRYIFSNSKLEMLKTQVTSETGVQNPTRLEVLSALIYKCATTAARANSRSFKPSVLTLAVNLRPILDPPLPTRAMGNIFSIIQVATMSEDEMTIARVVRELRKAKDKLKKEDHVKENKLVSIWSKWASMANKFEFYRSSSVCNYPLNNLDFGWGKPNRVTIPVIGIRNSFIFMDNQSGDGIEAIVSLPEKHVTQFENSKELLQFASPIPNLN, from the coding sequence ATGGCAGCATCAAGGCTTGTATCTTTTGCTAAAAAGATTATCAAGCCCAATTCTCCTACCCCTCTTTCACTTGGGCGTTACAATCTTTCTTTATCTGATCAAGTCATGCTTCCAGGGTACATGCCAATTGCAGCCTTCTATCCTTTCCCCTCTAAAAAACCACTACAAATAtccaatattcttgaaaaatcacTATCCAAAGTTTTGTCCTCTTATTATCCATTTGCTGGAAGACTCAGAGATAACACTTTCGTCGATTGCAACGATATGGGAGCCAAATTTATGACCGTTAAATATGATTGTCCAATGTCTGAAGTCGTCAATCTTCCCGACACTGGCCCTGAATATCTACCTTTCCCTAAAGGTATACCTTGGGGTCGAACTCCAGACGAGGAAAGTTTACTTCTTGTTCAATTAAGCCATTTTAATTGTGGCGGATTAGCTGTAAGTGCTAACCTATCACACAAAATTGCTGATGGATGCACACTCTGCAATTTTATCAGTGATTGGGCTTCCATAGCTCGTGATCACAACGTGAATATCCCATCCCCTCAAATGATCGGATCGTCCATTTTTTCGCCAACCACTAATATTATTCACACGGATGCTATGGTTGATGACATTGACAATATACCTCTTAGTACAAAAAGGTACATATTTTCCAATTCGAAATTGGAGATGCTGAAAACTCAAGTGACATCAGAAACAGGGGTGCAAAATCCAACACGACTTGAAGTACTGTCCGCACTAATTTACAAGTGCGCTACAACTGCAGCTCGAGCTAACTCGAGATCCTTTAAACCATCCGTGTTGACACTAGCTGTGAATTTACGTCCAATATTGGATCCACCATTACCAACACGGGCAATGGGgaatatttttagtattataCAAGTGGCAACGATGAGTGAAGATGAAATGACAATCGCCAGAGTGGTTCGCGAGCTAAGGAAAGCTAAAGATAAACTCAAGAAGGAAGACCATGTGAAGGAGAACAAGCTAGTGTCGATTTGGTCTAAGTGGGCATCGATGGctaataaatttgaattttatagaAGTAGCAGTGTTTGCAATTACCCATTGAATAACTTGGATTTTGGATGGGGAAAGCCTAACAGGGTGACAATTCCAGTAATTGGGATTAGAAACAGCTTCATTTTTATGGATAATCAAAGTGGAGATGGGATAGAGGCAATTGTTTCATTACCAGAAAAACATGTGACTCAATTTGAGAATAGCAAAGAGCTCCTCCAGTTTGCTTCTCCAATTCCTAATCTTAATTAA
- the LOC129889540 gene encoding zinc finger BED domain-containing protein RICESLEEPER 1-like yields the protein MSDAKRKTLCDFFPRSDVPTKGKSHDCGPRNANPRNVSRSNLGKEHVVNEETAYRTMAKFFCQSGTSPKSVEGLRFKKLIAYLNPKFCPSSAILSHYCLELYEEEKAKVNFFLRSLNGQVSLSVERLVYNKFNDPGYCHTSDCEETYFDFICLRVHFIDDDWKLRSWVVSFRSFDAYDDYVGETIQCLSDFGIEDKVCAVTVHSYLDFDEVIDVIKSKLHEKKRLQLDGQLFRVPCCADIFSSMVKRAFGMIEGLISDIRLIVCWGKSLPVWNVTFHKLQEALELESKGEYLKTDDYKGFYIPSPQEWEKVRGVCKLVGHVYTAAEVLFMAKCPTAGLYFHNLNKLRFDLMKDSASSDEFTRNLANSMLEKFDKYWRNMYLVFALATIMDPRYKVKYLEFCFLKYKGNDHSLLPSIFESIRSLLHDYVMHKSSMEYPISNSGSDDSVTGEDLLEPMEILDDPSFGFDCSDEFSKFIQTTSQPPKSELDCYLEEPIVPWTKNFDVLSWWKAASPRYPALSNLARDLLSRQLSLVTGYDAYFTNVCEPDRNITSMESDLVNALMSTKSWFDKQLRNSDES from the exons ATGAGTGACGCGAAGCGGAAAACACTCTGTGACTTCTTTCCTAGATCTG ATGTACCAACAAAGGGGAAAAGTCATGACTGTGGACCAAGAAATGCAAATCCGAGGAACGTGAGCAGAAGTAATTTAGGAAAGGAGCATGTTGTCAATGAAGAAACAGCTTATCGTACTATGGCAAAGTTTTTCTGTCAATCCGGTACATCTCCAAAGTCAGTAGAAGGCTTGCGCTTCAAAAAATTAATTGCCTATCTTAATCCAAAATTTTGTCCTTCATCTGCCATTCTTTCACATTATTGCTTGGAATTGTATGAGGAAGAGAAAgcaaaagttaatttttttttgagaagctTGAATGGACAAGTTAGCCTATCAGTTGAGAGGCTAGTTTATAACAAATTCAATGACCCTGGCTACTGTCATACCTCAGATTGTGAGGAAACTTATTTTGATTTCATTTGCTTAAGAGTTCATTTCATTGATGATGACTGGAAGCTAAGAAGTTGGGTTGTTAGCTTTAGGTCTTTTGATGCGTATGATGATTATGTAGGTGAGACAATTCAGTGCCTTTCAGATTTTGGTATTGAAGATAAGGTATGTGCTGTCACTGTGCATAGCTATCTGGACTTTGATGAGGTTATTGATGTCATTAAAAGTAAACTTCATGAAAAAAAGAGACTCCAGCTAGATGGACAATTGTTTCGTGTACCTTGTTGTGCAGACATTTTCAGTTCAATGGTGAAAAGAGCATTTGGGATGATAGAGGGTTTAATCAGTGACATTCGTCTCATAGTATGTTGGGGCAAATCACTACCAGTGTGGAATGTGACATTTCATAAGCTACAGGAAGCATTGGAGTTGGAGTCTAAAGGAGAATACTTGAAAACAGATGATTATAAGGGTTTTTATATACCTTCTCCCCAAGAGTGGGAGAAAGTTAGGGGAGTATGTAAACTTGTAGGACATGTCTATACTGCAGCAGAAGTGTTATTTATGGCAAAATGTCCCACTGCAGGCCTCTACTTCCACAATCTTAATAAGCTTCGATTTGATTTGATGAAAGATTCTGCGAGTTCAGATGAATTTACTAGAAATTTAGCCAATAGTATGTTGGAAAAGTTTGACAAGTATTGGAGGAACATGTATTTGGTGTTCGCTCTAGCTACTATTATGGATCCACGCTACAAAGTGAAGTACCTAGAGTTCTGTTTCTTGAAGTATAAAGGTAATGATCATTCACTGCTACCATCTATCTTCGAGTCCATCCGAAGCCTTCTCCATGACTATGTGATGCACAAGTCCTCAATGGAGTATCCTATCAGCAATTCAGGTTCTGACGATTCTGTTACGGGTGAAGATCTCCTTGAACCGATGGAAATTCTTGATGACCCTAGTTTTGGATTTGACTGTTCAGATGAGTTTAGCAAATTCATCCAAACAACTAGTCAGCCGCCAAAATCAGAACTTGACTGCTATCTGGAAGAACCTATTGTACCTTGGACCAAGAACTTTGATGTGTTGAGTTGGTGGAAAGCTGCTAGCCCCAGATATCCTGCCCTATCAAATTTAGCTCGTGATCTTTTGTCAAGACAATTGTCTCTTGTTACAGGCTATGATGCTTATTTCACCAATGTGTGTGAACCTGATAGAAATATTACATCCATGGAGTCAGATTTAGTGAATGCCTTGATGTCTACAAAAAGCTGGTTTGACAAACAGCTTCGTAATTCCG ATGAAAGCTGA
- the LOC129889541 gene encoding uncharacterized protein LOC129889541: MAELLQLVNTVIILLIKPLSLVKFTCFFGVRTICIVIQTWTELVRAAMGFHARLLWRLIIWSIAILSLPIRSLTALQRERVLEMHLQEMQIEFENLVWERKELEKKILVAIKDKKIMQAMLAELEDEHDDAIVKIEQLEGQLQNLKGENKRLNEVHGKALSDQKDHFDGQVMQGYSDAVPFWRSSGIESVVIEQEGMQEDKSKSTSTSPDFIGARFCRDVNQPCTQTTSENFDTSDVLHQRRDLAVSQTLFSAILSLLVGTIVWKAEDTCMPLVLALFAVAGMSLWSVVQFFSTINNRPASDAVALLSFNWFLLGTLTYPTFPRITPVFATVLWTLLDRTVELLGF, from the exons ATGGCAGAGTTACTTCAATTGGTCAACACTGTTATTATCTTGCTGATCAAGCCTTTGTCACTGGTCAAATTCACTTGCTTCTTTGGTGTGAGAACAATATGCATTGTTATCCAAACCTGGACAGAGCTGGTGAGAGCTGCTATGGGTTTTCATGCCAGGTTACTCTGGAGACTGATAATTTGGTCTATTGCTATTCTATCCCTACCTATACGAAGTTTAACTGCTCTACAGAGGGAAAGGGTG CTGGAGATGCATCTGCAGGAAATGCAGATCGAGTTTGAGAATCTTGTTTGGGAAAGGAAGGAACTTGAGAAGAAAATACTAGTAGCTATCAAGGATAAAAAGATAATGCAGGCCATGTTAGCAGAACTCGAGGATGAACATGACGATGCCATCGTCAAAATTGAGCAATTGGAGGGCCag CTTCAGAATCTGAAAGGGGAAAATAAACGATTGAACGAAGTTCATGGTAAAGCACTTTCGGACCAAAAAGACCATTTTGATGGCCAAGTAATGCAAGGCTATAGTGATGCTGTTCCATTTTGGAGATCAAGTGGCATTGAGAGCGTAGTCATAGAGCAGGAAGGAATGcaagaagataaaagcaaaagcACAAGTACGAGCCCTGATTTTATTGGAGCCAGATTCTGTCGAGATGTCAACCAGCCATGTACTCAGACCACGTCCGAGAATTTTGACACGAGTGATGTGCTACACCAACGAAGGGATCTAGCTGTTTCTCAGACCCTTTTTAGTGCAATATTATCACTCTTAGTTGGAACAATCGTATGGAAAGCTGAAGACACATGCATGCCTCTAGTCCTCGCTCTATTTGCTGTCGCTGGCATGTCATTGTGGAGTGTGGTCCAGTTCTTCTCAACCATTAACAACAGACCCGCATCTGATGCAGTTGCTCTCTTGAGCTTCAACTGGTTTTTGCTCGGAACACTAACGTATCCTACGTTTCCAAGGATTACTCCTGTATTTGCAACTGTGTTATGGACTCTCTTGGACAGGACTGTGGAGCTGCTAGGTTTCTAA
- the LOC129889543 gene encoding uncharacterized protein LOC129889543, which translates to MLSASSAAITPATTIAAKAFQTRIPQLHTIQIRTDNCFGSQQLSTTSYRVIVHPVKAMAETAATPQSAPKLSTSGRKQALISLSDKTDLAKLGNGLQELGYTIVSTGGTASALEGAGVSVTKVEELTRFPEMLDGRVKTLHPGIHGGILARRDQEHHMEALEKHEIGAFDVVVVNLYPFYAKVSSSSGISFEDGIENIDIGGPAMIRAAAKNHRDVLVAVDSEDYPDLLEFLRGDNDDQQFRRKLAWKAFQHVASYDSAVSEWLWKQTVGDKFPPSLTVPLSLKDPLRYGENPHQKAAIYVDKSLSEVNAGGIATVIQHHGKEMSYNNYLDADAAWNCVCDFNKPTCVVVKHTNPCGVASRNDIIEAYRLAVKADPVSAFGGIVAFNVEVDEALAKDIREFRSPTDSETRMFYEIVVAPKYTEKGLEVLRGKSKTLRILEASKNNKGKLSLRQIGGGWLAQDSDDLTPEDIQFDVMSDKTPQENELNDAQFAWLCVKHVKSNAIVIAKNNCMLGMGSGQPNRLESLRIAMRKAGDEVKGAALASDAFFPFAWNDAVEEACQSGVSVIAEPGGSIRDKDAVDCCNKYGVSLVFTNVRHFRH; encoded by the exons ATGCTATCGGCCTCTTCCGCAGCCATCACGCCGGCCACCACCATTGCCGCCAAAGCTTTCCAAACCCGAATTCCGCAGCTCCACACCATCCAAATAAGAACTGATAATTGTTTCGGCTCACAACAG TTGTCGACGACGTCGTATAGGGTGATTGTTCATCCAGTGAAGGCCATGGCTGAAACTGCAGCTACTCCTCAGTCTGCTCCCAAGTTGTCAACTTCAG GGAGGAAGCAAGCATTGATATCACTTTCAGATAAGACGGACTTGGCTAAGCTTGGCAATGGGCTGCAGGAGTTGGG GTACACAATTGTTTCAACGGGAGGCACTGCATCAGCTTTGGAAGGTGCTGGTGTGTCTGTCACCAAAGTGGAAGAGCTGACGCGTTTCCCTGAAATG CTTGATGGCCGTGTCAAAACTTTGCATCCTGGCATTCATGGAGGTATTCTTGCTAGAAGGGATCAGGAGCATCATATGGAAGCTCTTGAAAAGCATGAAATTG GTGCATTTGATGTTGTAGTGGTCAACTTGTATCCCTTTTAtgccaaggtttcttcttcaagtggaatttcatttgaggatggaattgaaAACATTGATATTGGCGGACCTGCCATGATTAGAGCTGCTGCAAAG AATCATAGGGATGTTTTGGTCGCAGTTGATTCTGAAGATTACCCAGATCTTTTGGAGTTTCTTCGTGGAGATAATGATGACCAACAATTTCGAAGGAAGTTGGCCTGGAAAGCTTTTCAACATGTTGCTTCTTATGATTCTGCAGTTTCAGAGTGGCTGTGGAAACAGACTGTTGGAG ATAAGTTCCCTCCCAGCTTGACAGTGCCACTCTCTCTAAAAGACCCACTTCGATATGGTGAAAATCCTCATCAGAAGGCTGCAATTTATGTTGACAAGTCTCTATCTGAGGTTAACGCTGGTGGAATTGCAACTGTTATTCAACACCATGGCAAG GAGATGTCATATAACAACTATCTGGACGCCGATGCAGCTTGGAATTGTGTCTGTGATTTTAATAAACCAACATGTGTTGTTGTGAAGCATACAAATCCTTGTGGAGTTGCATCACGGAATGATATTATTGAAGCATATAGGCTAGCTGTGAAAGCAGATCCAGTTAGTGCATTTGGTGGtatagtagccttcaatgtCGAAGTTGATGAG GCTCTTGCAAAGGATATTCGAGAATTTAGAAGCCCTACAGATAGTGAGACTAGGATGTTTTATGAAATAGTAGTGGCACCAAAGTATACAGAGAAGGGTCTTGAGGTTCTCCGTGGGAAGTCCAAGACTTTGAGAATCCTTGAGGCAAGTAAAAACAACAAGGGAAAGCTTTCTCTCAGACAAATTGGCGGTGGTTGGTTAGCCCAGGACTCAGATGATCTGACCCCTGAAGATATCCAATTCGATGTCATGTCTGACAAAACTCCACAAGAAAATGAGCTTAACGATGCACAGTTTGCTTGGTTATGTGTCAAGCACGTCAAGAGCAATGCCATAGTAATTGCAAAG AACAATTGTATGTTAGGAATGGGGAGTGGACAGCCAAATCGTCTAGAGAGTTTGAGGATAGCTATGAGGAAAGCTGGAGATGAAGTAAAAGGAGCTGCTTTGGCAAGTGATGCTTTTTTCCCATTTG CATGGAATGATGCTGTTGAAGAGGCATGTCAAAGCGGAGTGAGTGTTATTGCAGAACCAGGAGGAAGCATAAGGGACAAGGATGCAGTGGATTGCTGTAACAAGTATGGAGTCTCGCTTGTTTTCACCAACGTGAGACACTTCAGGCATTAG